From Primulina tabacum isolate GXHZ01 chromosome 2, ASM2559414v2, whole genome shotgun sequence, one genomic window encodes:
- the LOC142537028 gene encoding LOW QUALITY PROTEIN: BEL1-like homeodomain protein 2 (The sequence of the model RefSeq protein was modified relative to this genomic sequence to represent the inferred CDS: inserted 1 base in 1 codon; deleted 1 base in 1 codon) — translation MGIATPPIPACTDKFRIRSXQFSDKQSLMNSMSQNYHQAGIFSFSNGSFERSQQEQQQHMAQQIRKDKLRIQGYEPPLPLVGMEEEESGVLPVYETAGMLQEMFNFPSGGVGTGTELLENQISQGYRIPRTIPPDVPASAADWFLHRQEIVGGGGLGDSKSQHHQISNINADSAAVMQLFLMNPQQQRSPSPSPSQNPLPNSSTLHMLLPNQSSSNSPSNLQAFHTAPGGGFGQLAWVQNSGNETNPNEIPGVVEGQGLSLSLSSSLQQFEAAKAEEMRMEDRGMIFFGQGGGSTSATYRFKNMVSGGSEGSGPLHFPGGVNQNHQLHGGFGSNFGAVNILRNSMYSKAAQELLEEFCSVGRGQFKKNKFSTNPSSNPSGGGGAAASPSKDLPPLSAADRVEHQKRKVKLLSMLDEVDRRYNHYCEQMQMVVNSFDMVMGFGAAVPYTCLAQKAMSRHFRCLKDAISAQIKQNCELLGEKDAGTSGITKGETPRLRILEQSLRQQRAFHHMGIMEQEAWRPQRGLPERSVNILRAWLFEHFLHPYPTDADKHLLARQTGLSRNQVANWFINARVRLWKPMVEEMYQQESKDDDAEESQRDQSSSSSGAHINNAQTPKPHTATTTPAVVLTPPGRRSEINATENDPSFMTINRQCFPESQAMISVNMPLTASNSTALPLPAMHTSDAPSRSHADTESTLRGLGANAGDVSLTLGLRHAGNLSENINPFLG, via the exons ATGGGAATAGCTACGCCTCCAATACCAGCTTGTACTGATAAATTTCGAATAAGAA TTCAATTTTCGGACAAGCAAAGTTTGATGAATTCTATGTCCCAGAATTATCATCAAGCTGGTATTTTCAGTTTCTCGAATGGATCATTCGAGAGATCCCAACAAGAACAGCAGCAGCACATGGCGCAGCAGATCCGAAAGGACAAACTGAGGATTCAAGGATACGAACCACCGCTGCCTTTAGTCGGCATGGAAGAAGAAGAATCCGGAGTTCTTCCGGTTTACGAAACCGCGGGTATGTTGCAAGAAATGTTCAATTTCCCCTCGGGTGGTGTCGGAACGGGTACTGAATTACTGGAGAATCAGATTTCTCAGGGCTATCGAATTCCCAGAACGATTCCTCCCGACGTACCTGCCTCCGCCGCCGATTGGTTCCTACACCGGCAAGAGATCGTCGGTGGTGGTGGGCTCGGAGATTCCAAGAGTCAGCATCATCAGATTTCAAACATTAATGCTGATTCAGCGGCAGTCATGCAGCTTTTCTTGATGAATCCACAGCAGCAAAGGTCACCGTCACCATCTCCGTCGCAAAATCCTCTCCCTAATTCTTCGACTCTTCACATGCTGCTTCCAAATCAATCTTCCTCCAACTCTCCTTCAAATCTCCAAGCTTTTCATACGGCACCAGGCGGGGGTTTCGGCCAATTAGCATGGGTTCAAAACAGTGGAAACGAAACCAACCCTAATGAGATTCCTGGAGTTGTGGAAGGACAAGGGCTTTCTTTATCACTATCTTCTTCATTACAGCAATTCGAAGCTGCAAAGGCCGAAGAAATGAGGATGGAAGACAGAGGA ATGATTTTCTTCGGGCAGGGTGGAGGATCGACTTCTGCAACATATCGGTTCAAGAACATGGTTTCAGGCGGCAGCGAAGGCAGCGGGCCTTTGCATTTTCCAGGCGGGGTTAATCAGAACCACCAGTTGCACGGAGGGTTCGGGTCTAATTTTGGTGCGGTCAATATTCTACGAAATTCAATGTACTCCAAGGCAGCTCAAGAGTTGTTGGAAGAGTTCTGCAGCGTCGGTAGGGGTCAGTTCAAGAAAAACAAATTCAGTACAAACCCTAGTTCGAATCCGAGTGGAGGAGGCGGAGCTGCAGCCTCTCCTTCAAAAGATCTCCCGCCATTATCAGCCGCTGACCGGGTCGAGCATCAGAAAAGAAAGGTCAAACTATTGTCCATGCTTGACGAG GTGGATAGACGATATAACCACTACTGCGAGCAAATGCAAATGGTTGTGAACTCATTCGACATGGTGATGGGTTTCGGGGCGGCGGTGCCGTACACATGCCTCGCACAGAAGGCCATGTCTCGGCATTTCCGGTGCCTGAAAGACGCTATTTCAGCCCAAATAAAGCAGAACTGTGAACTTTTAGGCGAGAAAGATGCGGGCACATCGGGCATAACGAAAGGCGAGACACCCAGGCTGAGAATTCTTGAGCAAAGCCTGAGGCAACAAAGAGCGTTTCATCATATGGGAATAATGGAACAAGAAGCATGGAGACCTCAAAGAGGCTTGCCTGAAAGATCTGTGAACATTCTGAGAGCATGGCTTTTCGAACATTTTCTGCATCC GTACCCTACTGATGCAGATAAGCATCTTCTGGCTCGACAGACTGGCCTATCTAGAAACCAG GTTGCAAACTGGTTTATTAATGCTAGGGTGCGGTTATGGAAACCCATGGTGGAGGAGATGTATCAACAAGAATCCAAAGATGATGATGCAGAAGAGAGTCAGCGGGACCaaagcagcagcagcagcggtgCCCACATCAATAATGCACAAACTCCGAAGCCTCACACGGCCACCACCACTCCCGCCGTCGTGCTTACTCCTCCTGGCAGAAGATCTGAAATCAATGCCACCGAAAACGACCCGTCATTCATGACAATTAATAGGCAATGTTTTCCAGAAAGCCAAGCCATGATTAGTGTAAACATGCCATTGACCGCCTCTAACTCCACGGCGCTACCTCTTCCGGCCATGCACACGTCGGACGCCCCAAGCCGGAGCCATGCAGACACTGAGTCAACCCTTAGAGGGCTTGGAGCTAATGCGGGCGACGTGTCACTGACGTTGGGGCTGCGTCATGCCGGTAACTTATCCGAGAATATCAATCCTTTTTTGGGTTAA
- the LOC142537029 gene encoding protein DA1-related 1-like: protein MGWLTKIFRGSSHNVSKGQYHGKYEDDTIWEGPPTSTEAWSDFEKEDIDRAIAFSIAEDEKGKKVIDSESHLEEDEQFARALQESLNAESPPQSPPLASPPRAPPPRSPPRLLPPRSPPRLLPPRSPRYNDGSFFPPNPFLYLPGYRICAGCNSEIGHGRYLSCMGAVWHPDCFCCNACNQPISDYEFSMFSNRPYHKSCYKDLHHPKCDVCKKFIPTNVAGLIEYRAHPFWHQKYCPSHENDGTLRCCSCERMEPVDARYLILDDGRKLCLECLDSSIMDTHECQPLYLEIQEFYEGLNMKVEQQIPLLLVERQALNEAMEGEKNGNHHMPETRGLCLSEEQTISTILRRPRIGGHRIIDMFTEPYRLVRRCEVTAILILYGLPRLLTGSILAHEMMHAWLRLKGYPNLSPDVEEGICQVLAHMWLDSEIVAGSGSDMASTSSSSGASSSSSSPSSSSSSTKKGKRSQFEKKLGEFFKHQIESDTSAAYGDGFRQGNKSVLEFDLKRTLDHIRLTGSFPC, encoded by the exons ATGGGGTGGCTAACCAAGATTTTCAGAGGCTCGAGCCACAACGTATCGAAAGGGCAATATCATGGGAAATATGAAGATGATACAATTTGGGAAGGACCTCCTACTTCAACG GAAGCTTGGTCAGATTTCGAAAAGGAAGACATTGATCGAGCAATTGCCTTTTCCATTGCTGAAGATGAAAAGGGGAAAAAAGTAATAG ATAGCGAGTCTCACTTGGAAGAAGATGAACAGTTTGCTAGGGCTCTTCAAGAGAGTTTGAATGCAGAATCGCCTCCTCAATCTCCTCCACTTGCATCACCTCCACGAGCACCTCCACCTCGATCACCTCCTCGGCTACTTCCTCCTCGATCACCTCCTCGGTTACTTCCACCTCGATCACCTCGATATAATGATGGAAGTTTCTTTCCGCCTAATCCATTCCTCTATCTTCCAGGATACAG AATCTGTGCTGGTTGTAACAGTGAAATTGGCCATGGAagatatttgagttgcatggGGGCTGTTTGGCATCCTGATTGTTTTTGTTGCAATGCTTGTAATCAGCCAATAtccgattatgag TTTTCAATGTTTAGCAATCGCCCTTACCATAAATCCTGCTACAAGGACCTGCATCACCCCAAGTGCGATGTTTGTAAAAAATTT ATCCCAACAAATGTGGCTGGCCTTATTGAGTATAGAGCACATCCTTTCTGGCATCAGAAGTATTGCCCTTCACATGAGAATGATGGAACGCTTCGCTGTTGTAGCTGTGAAAGAATGGAG CCGGTAGATGCCAGATATTTGATTCTTGATGATGGAAGGAAGCTCTGTCTGGAGTGTTTGGACTCTTCGATAATGGATACACATGAGTGTCAACCACTTTATCTTGAAATACAAGAATTTTACGAAGGTTTAAATATGAAGGTGGAGCAGCAAATTCCTTTACTCTTGGTTGAGAGACAGGCACTAAATGAAGCCATGGAAGGAGAGAAAAAT GGTAATCATCACATGCCTGAGACAAGAGGTCTTTGCTTGTCGGAAGAACAAACCATTAGCACA ATTTTGAGGCGACCGAGAATTGGTGGCCATCGAATAATAGACATGTTCACCGAACCTTATAGGCTCGTTCGTCGCTGTGAAGTGACAGCGATTCTCATCCTATATGGTCTTCCTCG ATTGTTGACCGGATCAATTCTTGCCCATGAGATGATGCACGCATGGCTGCGACTTAAAG GTTACCCAAATCTAAGCCCAGATGTGGAAGAAGGTATTTGCCAAGTGCTGGCCCATATGTGGTTGGATTCAGAAATTGTTGCTGGTTCTGGTAGTGACATGGCTTCCACTTCATCTTCGTCTGGTGCTTCCTCCTCTTCCTCGTCGCCCTCGTCATCATCTAGCTCTACAAAGAAGGGCAAACGATCCCAATTTGAGAAAAAACTTGGTGAATTTTTTAAGCACCAGATTGAATCAGACACTTCAGCTGCATATGGAGATGGTTTCAGGCAAGGCAACAAGTCCGTGCTCGAGTTTGATCTAAAGAGGACTCTCGATCATATTAGGCTCACAGGAAGTTTTCCATGTTAG